The DNA region GCCGACACGACCGGTGCTCCCACCGACTCCCACCGCGAACTGGTCGTGACGGCCGACGGTGACCAGGCCAGCCCGATGGACCTGCTCGACCTGCTCGACGACGACTACGCCAGTCGCATCCTCCAGGCCCTGTCGGTCGAGTCCCGACCCGCCCGTGACCTCGTCGAGGCCTGTGAGGCATCACGGTCCACCATCTACCGACGGCTGAACCGTCTGGAGTCCTACGGCCTCGTCGCCACCGACGTGGAACTCCACGAAGACGGCCACCATCGAAAGGTGTTCGAATCGACCTTCGAGCGAGCGACGTTCGAGTTCGAGGACGGCACACCCCAGGTCAGGCTGGTCGTCACCGAACCAGAGCAGGTGAGTGCTACGCCATCGACCCCTACCCGTCCGTCAGACTGAATCCGACGCTGGCTGTTCGTGCATCGAAGCAGTCCCCTCCGCTCCCGTCCATGGTGGTATTCCCCACCGCCACCGCCCACCCGCTGACGTCAGCCCTCCCCGTCGTCAGCAGCCTTCTGTCTCTCTCACTGTCACCCCAAGTCCAGACGGAATCGCGCGGTCCACCACGACCATGGAGACAGGCACCCGCCCCGGACTGGCCAACAGACAACCAGAAAATTTCAATTCTTGACATAGTCTCGAGTCCTGCCCAGCGACCGGAGCGCGGTGTCTCACGGTTGCCTGGCGGCGCGGTGGGCACAGATATAAATTGAACGTTCGGCCACTATTTCTCCGGATTATCGCGCATTTCGGGCG from Haloarchaeobius amylolyticus includes:
- a CDS encoding ArsR/SmtB family transcription factor, producing the protein MSSSTQLHRDAGTSNQTQEHEATAVADTTGAPTDSHRELVVTADGDQASPMDLLDLLDDDYASRILQALSVESRPARDLVEACEASRSTIYRRLNRLESYGLVATDVELHEDGHHRKVFESTFERATFEFEDGTPQVRLVVTEPEQVSATPSTPTRPSD